The genomic stretch TACTGCGGCAACCTATACCCTCTAAAATGAGCCATAAGCAACTGAAAAACAAATTAACGCTACCTTTACCCTCAATCGCAATCTAAAGCCAATACGGGCAAAATAAAGCCGCTTTAGCGATCGCGGCTGCGGAACATTTTTAAGTAGCAATAATCGCCAATCGCTCTTAGCTACCAAAATTGAATTTAAAATTTTTTTCCTCAGTAGTTATTTATTAATGTTCTTTTTATATATATGAAAGCAGTGAGCATTTTACTCACTACGCTGTGAGCATTTTACTCACAGCGTAAATTAAGCGGTTAAAGCTTGGCATTGTTGCCAAACAGCGGGCGATCGCTTATCGCTACTGACGAGCGATCGCCTAAGTTGAAGTGGCGAGAACTATCTTTCTCTGTCACAGATAATTCTTCTGGTCTATTAACAATATAGGCATCATCTGTAACAGTCTTTATCCTTTGTGTGGAAAGGTCTATATCTGTTTTATCGACGGCAGTTTGTTAAATACTAATTTTCGACGCGATCGCTTCTAGACTTACGGAAACGATTTAGATATTGAAATGAGGTTAGGAATGTAGAGAAGCTGAGAGAACAATCGAATGTATGAATTTAGTCTCTGAAAAGGCTATAACAGTAACGTTTAATATTCAAGTCACCTAGAGATGGTCAAAGTCATAAATTTTTATCTTGACGAATCTGGGTCAAAATGCCCCGATCGAAATCCTAAAGAGCAGCTTCCAGATCATGGACATGATTTTTTTGCTTTTGGTGGTGTTCTTCTCAAAGACGAGGATGAAAATAAGGCTCGTCAACTGTATAAAAATTTCTGCGACAACTGGAATATAGACTATCCCCTTCACTCTACCGATATAAGAAATTATGCCAAAAAGTTTCATTGGCTGGAATTTGACAAAGAAAAGCGGAGTAAATTCCTTACCGAACTATCCGATTTAGTAGTACAAATACCAGCAATTGGTATTGCCTGTACTATCGACCGACCAGGATATAATCATCGCTATAAAAATCGGTATGGTTCTAAGCGGTGGCATCTTTGCAAAACAGCTTTCAATATCGTGGTGGAGAGAGCTGCTAAGTACGCCAAAAAGAAGGATTATAGGCTTCGTATTCTACCCGAAAGATGTTCAAGGAAAGACGACAATACACTTAAAAGCTATTACCAAGAACTCAAAACTTCAGGAATGCCTTTCAATCAAACAAATTCTTTTCAGTATTGCCCCCTTACG from Myxosarcina sp. GI1 encodes the following:
- a CDS encoding DUF3800 domain-containing protein is translated as MVKVINFYLDESGSKCPDRNPKEQLPDHGHDFFAFGGVLLKDEDENKARQLYKNFCDNWNIDYPLHSTDIRNYAKKFHWLEFDKEKRSKFLTELSDLVVQIPAIGIACTIDRPGYNHRYKNRYGSKRWHLCKTAFNIVVERAAKYAKKKDYRLRILPERCSRKDDNTLKSYYQELKTSGMPFNQTNSFQYCPLTPQDFKNILYEFKPKQKSSPIVQIADLYLWPMAMGGYDKNNRPYKHLLEHEKLIDCLYDCDEVNYLGIKYSCFDLVDTRQMS